The Apis cerana isolate GH-2021 linkage group LG2, AcerK_1.0, whole genome shotgun sequence genomic sequence tcttgaatttgttattttatgattggtaattaatttatcgaccttattgaataatatttatgaaactatttcttgttttaaataaattgttattataattagttagttcttgtttttcatttttgtatatattttgatttgtcgTTGTATtcatagatttaataatatatatttcatacttctatattttgttaattttttgatgaattgCATTTtgctaattaaattcttagctattattaacattatgtttttttgaattaatttctttttgcctttcttctactttttttcttattttataaatatacttcataattaacttaataaatacactttttaattaaaagttagttattttttgtgataaattgttattatatttaattgttatatttttattatattgtcagataaatttcatcttttgagCATAagtgtgaaaaattaaatacatatatattgattcTCTATTATACTAAATTTTAGTCTATCCATACTCTTGATAATTGATACAttacaatgtattttttttacttctatatttttttatttgtataatatttgctaactttattattaatattgtgaaTTAAACAGTATTTATGtatagtatttatatgtaatatgtatatataatataatataatatgtaatatatatatataatatgtaatatgtaatatgtaatatgtatatataatatgtaatatatatatatatatatatggctaagttttatatatatatatatatatatatatatatatatatatatatataatataatatctatatatattatatttatatataaatttaaaaaaacattgtagaatttcgtttataacattaatataatttcattaaataaataatatatatatattcttagaaatccaaattaataatctataataatttacaaaaaaattgcgatatttatttatttttaaaacactaaaaatatataaataaatatattgaaaataaatatctaaaaaatataaaaatatatatatactcaaaTAAGTATTTGTACAGTTATATtgcgtataaatattataatttaaacataatttaaactttaaaaaaaagacaacaatttatttaaaatatcttgttgtaaaaaatgggaatatagaatatacgaaatcatttataattacgaATTATGAAAACGTTAAATAATCCatagtataaaaaagtataaaaaatcaaagtagtttccttttttatttattatgaattaagaacaatttattattattattattattatgaattaagaacaatttaaaaataatttcaacaaaagttgtcaaaaaatttaaaaatactttaaaaattaaaaaatttattaattatttattatatatcaagtcatgtcataaaataatttataaaaaatgaaagaagataaaaaaaattgtgaaaaaattacaaataatgtaatttataaacaaatctaaagttttgaaatattataatattataataatataagaaatctcaatttcttttttttcaaaataaattatttcatttaaaaattgtgtttgtaaatcatattgtttataaattatatataattttttctttaatcttataatattattataagattattatattctttaatcatttatatttattttatatattattttatatattattttatatattattttatatattattttatttattttaatattaaaagataatttttttacttataagaTTGCATCATTTTACCAAGATGTAGAAAATGTTTAGAATAGATCTAGATTCTGTTTCGTAACATAATGATAACATGACTTAACATAGAACAAaggaatttaaacaatatatatatataatatataatatatatttcatttatattttagtttagtttagtttagtttagttttgtcctttttttatattattttattttatttattatattattaaagtatttttcgtttcgaatgaatttaacaatgatttatttgaccatattttcatatatattataattagtttctaaaatattaataaaaactctGTATAATGTTATACAATAATAGTTACATacgcaaaatattaaatactactAAATACTATAATTCAGATGTATAACGTCTATAAGCAGAATTCAATATACaatagtgaaaattttttatttaaccttgaaaattaatatatatctgaagttaaaattttatactcttCTTATTTGCTTtcttattatctaatttcaaatttaatccaatttcAAATTGATCGGCGAAACTTtaaccaaatttttttaaacataaggAAAACTAAAATCaactatcaattatatatggaaaaatttacttaaaatataatcaatttacaatatacTTCAAACTCATTAAGATGACAAAGAAAAAACTAATCGGcagattaatcaaaaattaaattatctaaattttcttaaattaatctatgaaaagaacaaaaactatagaatattataaacaataaataaattacaattaatttatatgtaaagaaattatattaaaagagaatacattatatataaaaaaaatacattaaaagaaattattaatataataaatgatataaaatgatattgatatttttagagTAATACTAGAGATTTttacatgatattttttacaatatttaattttggttagaatacaaatataatctgAAGAGTATAGATGATcactttattcaaaattattttatttaaaaaaaaattttatgataaacatttacaaattaattttcctgaAAACAACGAATTCTTTCAGATATTCTTTCGGATACTTTTTCGAgtctaaattgaaaaattttccttaGTTTGGAAATATCGCATAATTATGAGATTAATCTGTAatgttattgtttaaatacttCGTGAATAAATCTCGATACTCTAAAATGgacatggaaaaaaatttcgaagattcaatataaattatttttcaaattgaagaaaaatcacaaattatcaaacaatcagaaaatataaatcttgtaaattatttaaactgtcaaaatttttaaattaaattcacagaatattaaattataatatatagaatatagaatataaaatattaaatatatagaatattaaattataatatattataatattattatattaatattataatatatattaaattctaaaatttatgaattattcagaattttaaaactgttaaataattagaatgtaTCAGTAAATTTTGAGaacttatttatgaattatcagaattaatcgaatcatcaaaatttgttgaacttagaatttaaaattgaattattagaattgatTAAACTTTTCCAAGTTTTcagaacttttttatttaattttcatgaaaatctgaattttgaattcatatttttgaattttattaactaattttataaactaattttattaattcattaataaatatcagcTCATAAAAGGAAATggaactaaaaattattatatctattaaaaaaaataataagttaaaaattctactaaatttattattctttatgaaaaataataaaataaaaataattataataattattattataataattaataataattatagtcttaaaagaattctataataaatagattctacattgtattaaatagaaatacgaAATCAATTTCATCCCAAATAGAGTTAGGTAAcatagacatatatatatatatatatatatatatatatatatacacacacacatatatatgttcaaatgtacaaaaaatataaaaaaatcaatataaagatcattataatgtaattttatatttttgatttttcttcggCCAATTgccgaaagaaaaatagaagtaagtatataacataaatattctaaatctatcattgtatattccatattttcctttatttttttttttttcttactatttaaataacagtatacttttagaaattatatttctaaaaatcttgATACACATCGAAacaatatatgtttatgtttatatttaactttatgtttctgtaaaaaaattcaagtactatatattagatttagaaaagaattgccacatttaataaaattaaaaaataaagcaacAATCCACTAGACTAtcgtaaacaataaaataactgtacgtgaaaagaaagagaaagagaaagagaaattataataattgaattttataaaaaatatattttcataagaatttttatatgtattatcaaatttctaaaatagataatgaaatttaataaatgatatatttatttgcataaatttgaaaatataaatttttaaatagatatataaattgaaatcaatatattataatcagaattctttaattaatatataattaatcatttatattatctatttaattatctatttaattatctatttatctatttatattacaattttacttGAACagttacataattaaaatacatattaataattattaaaattatatgtatttattttttaaatattattttatttgaaatttattaaaaaatatagcaaataaagtagaaatagagaaaatatttaaaaaaattattatataattatattagtataacatcgtataattaaatatttaaaaaattaaataattaattatatatgtaagtatttttagaatcctatttatataataaatgtatattatatgtattacggttttattatacatattttgaaaataaatttttcaaagttctATACCTGCAAATgtatacattgtatatatatatgaaaaatattggatcgaatatatagatatactaTTCATAcgattaatatgtatttaacatTGCAAGTACATATATGTACTTtgcacattatatatttatattacatatatattctatatattatatgtattatatatattctatatattataaatatgaatgaaaaatgatatcaagaaatgataaaaaggaaataatactcatttctaaacaaaataaatataccaactacataacatataaattcgacaatgtaatttaaattattctacatacatatttttcatttaaatgtaataaaatagcaaaaaaaatcatatattaattttttaggaattattgtaaaaaaaagatttccctttacaaaatgtttttaaaacaaatcctgaaaaaagttttttaaactctataaaatgatttgaatttataaaattaagagaaaaattaattttttataataaaaagcaatctttgaaaaaaataaagattaaaaataaaaacttcgtaccttataataatttcaaatagaacgttatatgatttttttttttacgtaattgtatttcaaatatggataattttttgaaaatttaaggcaatataaaatttgaataaaaaatgttaaacattatttatatatctttaatataaaatataaaaatatattttttattttatatattttttatattttttacacgtttttattgaaaagacacatattgtgtatatttttacatatttcataatatataaaaattatataaaagtatataaatatatataataatatacaaatatatttattcccatttcatttaatacttttgtttattaaattgtttataacttaataaataagccttAACTAATAgtcttaatttttgtatatcatattttataattattttgatttctagaattctagaattttttttaaagatattctatgaatatatgaataatagatTATCGTTAGATGATACAATAATGAAAGAACTATCTTACATtttcatgtaataaatttgaataaactatttttttataatttgataaaattattatcagacaaattttatttataatatttatatataaaataaattttattttagtcttTTATagaagtatatttattatttaaatatagcgGTCAAAAATggcaatttttgtttttaatttcaaacataGATGGCATCTTGCACAGAGAAGTACTATTTACGTcaaattgcaatttaaatattaatttcatcaaaatataaaaaagtaacgaAGCAAAGatctattaacaaaaaaaatatacgaatcaATAATCATGTTTCCATCTTTGTGTACAATTCGTACTTTTTTtgtaagttatttattataataatttatatcatattctcaTATCATAATCTCTTCAATAATCTTatgtaactttatttatatatatttttcgcatattttttatttatcaaaatcaattttaaattttaagttaataagaatattttaaaatccagttatttttcttatttttcttatttcttatccttatttatttaaaataaataaattaaataatttcaatatcaattaatatcaagtatttttaaatatgtctacattattaatattatttccattgtTCATTTACATacaatcttgaaatttttttttgactataaattatttttcttttaagaaaataagatttattatataagaaaagtaaatattttatattctaatatgaattcataattaaattaatattaatcttaataaaaaattttattttcttaaaaaaatttatttatgatattaataaaacattttttttttattatagattattatattcatagcattaataaaattcattaaaattattacataaaaattgcttttgattttaaatatttaacttttaaaatgagatttaattagatattaatttaaatataaatttattttaaaaagtaatatatataaatatattataattaataatatataattttatattatatatatataatataaaatatgtaatatacattatatatatattttaaaattcataaacatATAATCTTTTAACTATCTTATAAGATACATCGagccatttaatatttaaaattttatataattttctactattatattcaatttctattatattagctatttaacattataaatttttgattaatttgattaatgaattaataaatatgatttctattaataaaaatttttatttcccaaacagaattacaaaaatattagagGATTACAAACTTCAATCATTCGTACTTCAGATCAATTGTTTGttgtatgtattattatatatacatgtaaaattaataaaaatcatataaaataaaataaattaataaaatttcatataaaactatattaattaatattatattatatatactattgattcatttttattttaatagcatAGAGATAGTGAAGTTGATAATCCAAGTATACCATTTGAATTCAATGAAGCAAATAAAAAACGTATTGAAgctcttttgaaaatttatcctgAAGGTCATAAACGTGGTGCAATGATACCTCTATTAGATTTGGCTCAACGACAACATGGATGGTTACCTATTTCTGCTATGCACAAAGTagcagaaatattaaatatacctcGCATGAGAGTTTATGAAGTTGCAACATTTTATACAATGTTTAACAGAAGACCAATGGGAAAATATCATGTACAAATTTGTACTTGTACTCCATGTTGGTTACGAGATTCTGATTCTATTGTAGAAGCTGTAACCAAGGCTACAAATTGTAAAGTTGGAGAAATGTCTGCAGATAAACTTTTCACAGTTTCTGAAGTAGAATGTCTTGGTGCTTGTGCTAATGCACCAATGTTTCAAGTTAATGATGATTATtatgtatgtttattttaaatattttatggaattttattttaaatattttatctaatatacaaaatatcatatcattttaattatatttgtatataaatttatattatattttgtatataaatttttgaaatgaatatttttttaattatgcaaaaattttataacttacaAGTTATACTCttgaacatttataaatatatttataatataaaaatgtatatatatatatatatatatatatgtgtaacaAATATCTTACAGGAAGATTTAACTCCTGAAAGtgctatttctataataaatgcatttaaaaaagGTGAAAGACCACCACCAGGACCACAAAATTCTCCTAGATTTGCAGCAGATCCAGCAGGAGGTTTAACATCATTAACATCTCCACCGCCAGGACCAGGATTTGGAGTTAGatcagatttataatttatataatacattatataatttttttaaatagttaagAAATTtagtattgattaaatatttaaatagataatttaatattaaaaggaaaaactcaattatattttaaaatttgtttcaattcaatcaaatctctttattttatgtagcattcaaaaaataatcatttttaatttattttctatttctgcatctattaaaaatacgttaaaataaattctatctcATTACTATTTTTGTCtctattttactttatctaatttttatacttattttgatttctatcCTCTAAAAATGTTCCACAaac encodes the following:
- the LOC107992904 gene encoding NADH dehydrogenase [ubiquinone] flavoprotein 2, mitochondrial isoform X1, which translates into the protein MFPSLCTIRTFFNYKNIRGLQTSIIRTSDQLFVHRDSEVDNPSIPFEFNEANKKRIEALLKIYPEGHKRGAMIPLLDLAQRQHGWLPISAMHKVAEILNIPRMRVYEVATFYTMFNRRPMGKYHVQICTCTPCWLRDSDSIVEAVTKATNCKVGEMSADKLFTVSEVECLGACANAPMFQVNDDYYEDLTPESAISIINAFKKGERPPPGPQNSPRFAADPAGGLTSLTSPPPGPGFGVRSDL
- the LOC107992904 gene encoding NADH dehydrogenase [ubiquinone] flavoprotein 2, mitochondrial isoform X3 yields the protein MFPSLCTIRTFFHRDSEVDNPSIPFEFNEANKKRIEALLKIYPEGHKRGAMIPLLDLAQRQHGWLPISAMHKVAEILNIPRMRVYEVATFYTMFNRRPMGKYHVQICTCTPCWLRDSDSIVEAVTKATNCKVGEMSADKLFTVSEVECLGACANAPMFQVNDDYYEDLTPESAISIINAFKKGERPPPGPQNSPRFAADPAGGLTSLTSPPPGPGFGVRSDL
- the LOC107992904 gene encoding NADH dehydrogenase [ubiquinone] flavoprotein 2, mitochondrial isoform X2 produces the protein MMIDQLVVLNYKNIRGLQTSIIRTSDQLFVHRDSEVDNPSIPFEFNEANKKRIEALLKIYPEGHKRGAMIPLLDLAQRQHGWLPISAMHKVAEILNIPRMRVYEVATFYTMFNRRPMGKYHVQICTCTPCWLRDSDSIVEAVTKATNCKVGEMSADKLFTVSEVECLGACANAPMFQVNDDYYEDLTPESAISIINAFKKGERPPPGPQNSPRFAADPAGGLTSLTSPPPGPGFGVRSDL